DNA from Intestinimonas massiliensis (ex Afouda et al. 2020):
GCCACCTTCACCGGCGACTACCCCACCCTCATCATCCGCAACGAGGACAAGCCCGGCCAGGTGGCCGAAGTGGCCGGGCTGCTGTCCGAGCACGGGGTGAACATCGCCGCCATGCAGCTCTACCGGGACCGCCGGGGCGGCCTGGCCGTCATGGTCATCGAGAGCGACCAGCCCATCCCCGAGGGGATGGCCGACTACCTGCGCACCCTGCCCGGCATCGTCCGGTGTACGTATCTGAACATGGGGGAGGCGGACTGATATGGCGTTTCATTCTGTGGAGCACCTGCTCCGGGCCGCACTGGACCGCCCGCTGTGGGAGGCTGTGCTGCTGGACGACCTGCGGGACCGGGGCGTGGAGCGGGAGGCCTCCTGGACCCGGATGGCCGGGTTGTGGGAGGCCATGCGGGCCTCGGTGGCGGGCTACGACCCGGACAAGCGCTCGGCCTGCGGGCTCACCGGCGGAGCCGCCGCCAAGGTGGAGGCCGCCGGGGTGGAGCTCTCCGGGGCCTTCGTCACCCAGGTCATGGCCACCGCCCTCAAGGTGGCCGAGTGCAATTCCTGCATGGGCCGCATCGTGGCCGCCCCCACCGCGGGGGCCAGCGGCGTGCTCCCGGCGGTGCTGCTGCCGGTGCAGGCGAAATACGCCCTCTCCGACGAGGAGATTCTCCGGGCGCTCTACGTCTCCGCCGGCTTCGGGCAGGTCATCGCCACCCGGGCCTCCATCGCCGGGGCGGAGGGGGGCTGTCAGGCCGAGGTGGGCTCCGCCTCAGCCATGGCCGCCGCCGCCCTGGTCCACCTGCTGGGCGGTAGCCCGGAGCAGATGGCCGCCGCCTGCGCCACGGCCCTGCAAAACCTGATGGGTCTGGTGTGCGACCCGGTGGCCGGGCTGGTGGAGCTGCCCTGCGTAGGCCGCAACGTCATCGGGGCCATGAACGCCCTGTCTGCCGCCGAACTGGCTTTGGCCGGGGCGGCCAGCCCCATCCCCTGCGACGAGGTCATTGACGCCATGCGGGCGGTGGGGGACCAGATGCCCGCCGCCCTGAAGGAGACCGGAGGCGGCGGCATCGCCGCCACGCCCACGGGCCGCCGCATCGCCGAGCAGATGCGCAGTCCCTGATTTGGAAAGGAGAAAGAGACATGATTCGTTTTGCCCATGAAAATTTCAACGTGCTGGACCTGGACCGCAGCCTGAACTTCTACCGGGACGCCCTGGGCCTGGCCCCCACCCGGGAGATCAACGCCAAGGACGGCTCCTTCCGGCTGGTCTATCTGGGGGACGGGGTCACCGGCTTTGAGCTGGAGCTGACCTGGCTGAAGGACCGTACGGAGGCCTATGATCTGGGTGAGGGGGAGTTTCACCTGGCCTTCGTCACCGACGAATTCGACGTCTGGCACACCAAGCACCGGGAGATGGGCTGCATCTGCTTTGAAAATCCGGCTATGGGCATCTATTTCATCGAGGACCCCGACGGCTACTGGATCGAGATCATCCCCGACCGGAAGCCCAAACCGTAACCCATGGCAAGAAGCGACCAGGGCCGGCTGGCCTATGCCGATCTGCTGCGGGTGTTCGCCTGTCTGGCCGTCATCGTGGTCCACGTCTCCGGCGGCTGGCTGGAGTCCCTCCCCGCCGGGACCACGGACTGGAACCTCCTCAACGCCTGGGACTGCCTGGCCCACTGGTGCGTCCCGGTATTTGTCATGTGCTCGGGCATGTTCCTGCTGGACCCCAAAAAGTCCCTCGCCTGGCCCCACCTGCTGTTCCGCTATCTGCTGCGGGTGGTCGTGGCCCTGGTGTTCTGGGGCGTGGTCTATGCCCTGATGAACACCGCCCTCTTCCGCGGCCTCACCCTGCGGGGGGTGCTGGACGCCCTGTACGCCGTGGCGCTGGGCAGCGTGCCCACCCATCTGTGGTTTTTGTATATGGTAGCGGGGCTCTATCTGCTCACCCCCCTGCTCCGCGCCTTCGTCCGGGGCGCCCGGCGCAGCGATTTCCACTGGTTCTTTCTGGTGGTTTTTCTCTTCGTCTATGTGCTGCCCCTGTTCCTGCGGCTCCGGGGCAGCCAGACGGTGGAGCTCTACGCCAACAAGCTCTCCCTCAACTTCCCCCTGGCCTACCCGCCCCTGGCCTACGTGGGGTACTTCGTGGCGGGGGACTATTTGAAGGAGTATACCCTGGGCCGGGGGGCAGAGGGCCTGATCTACGTGCTGGGCGTCGCCGGGGCGGCCGCCACGGTATGGGGCTCCGCCGCCCTCAACGCGGGCAACGGCCCGGGAGAGTTCAACGGCCTGATGATGAGCTACCTCACCCCCAACGTGTGCGCCATGTCGGTGGCCGTGTTTGTCCTGTTCCGGTATGTGCTGGGCCTCAGCGACGAGCGCTCCCGCCGGGCCCGGGTCAGCCATGCCGCCGACTACACCTTCGGCGTCTATCTGGTCCACGTGGTCTTTCTCACCCTGCTGCGCTACTTCGGCCTGTCCAATCCCCCCATCACTCCGGCGCTGGCGGTGCCTCTGCTGACTCTGGCCATCGCGGTGCCCAGCTTCGCCGTATCCTGGCTCCTCCACAAGATCCCGGTGGTGGGCCGCTACATCACCTGACCCAAAGGAGGTTCTCCCCATGGATACCCTGCTGGAGCGCCCCACGGCCGGGCGGACGGGACGTCTGGCCTGGGCCGACCTGCTGCGGGTCCTGGCCACCTTCGCCGTGGTCCTGCTCCACACCTCCACCACCTGGCTGGCCCTGGCGGAGGAGGGCTCCGCGGAGTGGACGGCGCTAATGGCCTGGGACGGGCTGACCCGCTGGTGCGTGCCGGTCTTCGTCCTGCTGTCGGGCGCTTTCCTGCTGGACCCGAATAAGCCGCTGACCGTTCGCTTCCTGCTCCGGAGCCGTCTGCCCCGCATCCTCGCCGCCCTGCTGGCCTGGGGTTTTTTCTACAATCTCATTTACTTTCGCAAAGCCGGGGTGGCGGGCGTACGGAACGCCCTGCTGCTCACTTTGCGGGGGCAGACGGAGTATCACCTGTGGTATCTCTACATGCTGCTGGGTCTGTACCTGCTCACCCCCGTCCTCCGGGGATTGGTCCGGGGCTGCTCCCGGCGGGAGCTGGAGTGGCTGCTGGCCCTCTGGTTCCTGGCGGGGCTGCTGCTCCCCACCGTTTTGAGCTACTTTCCCAGCGTCGGAGCGCAAAGCTGGCTCAAGCAGCTTGAACTTCCCCTCATCGGGGGCTATCCGGGCTATTACGTGGCGGGGTACTACCTGCGGACCTATGACCTGAGGCCCCGTGTCCGGTACGCCGTCTACGCCCTGGGTCTGTCCGGTCTGGCCGCCACCCTGGCGCTGGGGAGCGACGTATACGGCTACCTCACCCCCAACGTGGCCTGCACCGCCTGCGCCCTGTTTTTGCTGTGCAGGCAATGCCGCCTCCGCCCCAGCCGGGTGGCGGGCCTGTCCGACTGCTCCTTCGGCGTCTATCTGAGCCACGTCTTTTTTCTCATGCTCCTCAACCATTTCGGTCTGACTACCCTCCGCTTCACCCCCTGGCTGTCGGCGCCGCTGCTGTCCCTGGCGGTCTTCTTCTGCGCCGCCGGCACCGCACGGGCGCTGCGGAAGCTCCCGGTGGTGGGAGCCTACATTACGTAACCCATAAGGAGTCTGCCGCCCATGCTCTTCTCCAGTTCGGTCTTTCTCTTCGCCTACCTGCCCATTGTCCTGGCGGTCTATTACATCCCCCTCCGGGGCCTGCGTCGGGCGCAGAATCTCTTCCTGCTGGCGGCCTCCCTGCTTTTTTACGCCTGGGGGGAGCCCTGGTTTGTGCTGGTCATGGCGGCCTCCATCGCGGCCAACTACGGCTTCGGCCTCTGGGTCCACGCCCGGCTGTGCCGCTGCCGGAGCGTCCGGCTGCCGGTGGCGGCGGCGGCAGTCTGCAACCTGGGGCTGCTCTTTGTCTTCAAGTACCTCACCTTCACCCTGACCAACCTGGGCCGGCTGGGTCTTTCGGTCCCCGTTCCGGTCATTGGCCTGCCCATCGGCATCTCCTTTTTTACCTTCCAGGCCATGAGCTACGTCTTTGACGTGGCCCGGGGCGAGACCCGGGTCCAGCGCAGCCTTGCGGACCTGGGGCTGTATATCTCCTTCTTTCCCCAGCTCATCGCCGGGCCCATCGTCAAATACTCCACCATCGCGGAAGAGATCCTCCACCGCCGGGAGAACTGGGCGGATTTCTCCGCCGGGTGCTGCCGGTTCGTGGTGGGGCTGGGGAAGAAGGTATTGCTGGCCAACCAGTTGGCCAGCATTGCCGACGCCGCCTGGGGGACGGTCGGCGTCGGCCTGTCCATGCCCTTCGCCTGGCTGGGCTCGCTGTGCTATACCCTTCAGATCTACTTTGACTTTTCCGGCTACTCCGACATGGCCATCGGCCTGGGCCGGATGTTCGGCTTTCATTTTTTGGAAAACTTCAACTACCCCTATCTCTCCACCTCCATCACCGAGTTCTGGCGGCGGTGGCACATCTCCCTGTCCTCCTGGTTCCGGGACTACGTCTACATCCCTCTGGGCGGCTCCCGGGTGGACCAAAGTTGGAAGCTGCTGCGGAATCTGTTCGTGGTCTGGCTGCTTACCGGCGTGTGGCACGGGGCCAACTGGACCTTCGTGTGCTGGGGGCTGTACTATTTCGTCCTGCTGTGCCTGGAAAAATTCTGGCATGCCGGCGAGTGGCTGCCCCGGCCCCTGAAAGGAGTGTTCACCTTCCTGCTGGTCAACTTCGGCTGGGTCCTCTTCCGGGCCGACGACCTGAGCGCTGCCGGGCGGTTTTGGGCGGCCATGTTCCATTTTGGCGCCCAGCCCGACCCGCTGGACCGGGCGGGCTACTACCTGCGGCAGTACGCTGTAGTGCTGCTCTTCGCCGCGCTGTTCGCTTTTCCCGTGGCCCGGTGGCTGTCCGTGCGGGTGGGCGGCTATCTGCGCCGCTACGCCGCCCACGTCCTGCCCATGTGGGGGGCGGTCTACTCCCTGACCCTGCTCACCGTCCTGCTGGCGGCGGCGGCCTATCTGGTGAAGGGCACCTATAACCCCTTCATCTACTTCAATTTCTAGAGGAGGTCCACCATGGCAAACCGCGAATCCTGGGGGGCCGTTCTCTTTCTGGCCGCCCTGCTGGCCGGGGCGGTCTTTCTTTTCTCCGGTCTCTACGCCCCCGGTCCGGAGCGGGCGGGCGTACTCCTGCCCCAGCGGAGCGCCGCTTACGTCACCCGCCTGTCCCGGGACCTGGGCCGCTCTGCGCCGGGCATTTCCGGACAGGCTGAGGCGGTGAAGCCCACTCCCCTGCTGGACGCCGTTCAGGAAAAAATCGCCGCCGCCGAACCCGCCGCCAACTCCCTGCTGGACCGCAATCACCTGTTCATCCAGCTCTACGGCGCCGCCCAGCGCCTGACCCAGCGGCAGGTGGTGGACGACGCCGACCCCCGCTATTCGGTGGTCCGGCTCACCGACGGCACCCTCACCTTCGTCAACGCCGAGGAGGCGGACACCGCCTCCCACGGTAAGGCCCTGGCCCGGCTGCGGGACCAGCTTGGCAAGCGGGACATCCCCCTGCTCTACCTCCAGGCCCCCGGCAAGGTGGCGCCGGAGGACGACCGCCTGCCCGCGGGGGTGACAGATCACAGCAACGACTACGCCGACGCCCTGCTGGCCGAGCTGGAGGTCCATGGTGTGGACTATGTGGACTTCCGGGACCTGTTCGCCGCCATGGAGGACCGGGACTGGAGCTCCTGGTTCTTCGCCACCGACCACCACTGGACCCCCGAGGCGGCCTTCACCGCCTGCGGCGCGCTGTTCGAGCTTCTGGCGTCCGACTACGGCTATTCCACCCCGGCCGAGTACAGCGACCCTTCCCAGTTCACCGTGGAGGCCTGGGAGGACTGGTTCCTGGGCAGCCTGGGCAAGCGGGTGGGCACCCTCTACGGCGGGGTGGACGGCATCGAGCTGTGGAAGCCCGTCTTTGAGACTGATTTCACCTACTCGGTGCCCATCTACGAGATTGAGCGCACCGGCCCCTTCGAGGAGTCCCTCCTCTTCCCCGAACGCCTGGAGGAGAAGGACTACTTTGGCGGCAACCCCTACACACTCTACGCTGGGGGCGA
Protein-coding regions in this window:
- the sdaAA gene encoding L-serine ammonia-lyase, iron-sulfur-dependent, subunit alpha encodes the protein MAFHSVEHLLRAALDRPLWEAVLLDDLRDRGVEREASWTRMAGLWEAMRASVAGYDPDKRSACGLTGGAAAKVEAAGVELSGAFVTQVMATALKVAECNSCMGRIVAAPTAGASGVLPAVLLPVQAKYALSDEEILRALYVSAGFGQVIATRASIAGAEGGCQAEVGSASAMAAAALVHLLGGSPEQMAAACATALQNLMGLVCDPVAGLVELPCVGRNVIGAMNALSAAELALAGAASPIPCDEVIDAMRAVGDQMPAALKETGGGGIAATPTGRRIAEQMRSP
- a CDS encoding VOC family protein; this translates as MIRFAHENFNVLDLDRSLNFYRDALGLAPTREINAKDGSFRLVYLGDGVTGFELELTWLKDRTEAYDLGEGEFHLAFVTDEFDVWHTKHREMGCICFENPAMGIYFIEDPDGYWIEIIPDRKPKP
- a CDS encoding acyltransferase — translated: MARSDQGRLAYADLLRVFACLAVIVVHVSGGWLESLPAGTTDWNLLNAWDCLAHWCVPVFVMCSGMFLLDPKKSLAWPHLLFRYLLRVVVALVFWGVVYALMNTALFRGLTLRGVLDALYAVALGSVPTHLWFLYMVAGLYLLTPLLRAFVRGARRSDFHWFFLVVFLFVYVLPLFLRLRGSQTVELYANKLSLNFPLAYPPLAYVGYFVAGDYLKEYTLGRGAEGLIYVLGVAGAAATVWGSAALNAGNGPGEFNGLMMSYLTPNVCAMSVAVFVLFRYVLGLSDERSRRARVSHAADYTFGVYLVHVVFLTLLRYFGLSNPPITPALAVPLLTLAIAVPSFAVSWLLHKIPVVGRYIT
- a CDS encoding acyltransferase, which codes for MDTLLERPTAGRTGRLAWADLLRVLATFAVVLLHTSTTWLALAEEGSAEWTALMAWDGLTRWCVPVFVLLSGAFLLDPNKPLTVRFLLRSRLPRILAALLAWGFFYNLIYFRKAGVAGVRNALLLTLRGQTEYHLWYLYMLLGLYLLTPVLRGLVRGCSRRELEWLLALWFLAGLLLPTVLSYFPSVGAQSWLKQLELPLIGGYPGYYVAGYYLRTYDLRPRVRYAVYALGLSGLAATLALGSDVYGYLTPNVACTACALFLLCRQCRLRPSRVAGLSDCSFGVYLSHVFFLMLLNHFGLTTLRFTPWLSAPLLSLAVFFCAAGTARALRKLPVVGAYIT
- a CDS encoding MBOAT family O-acyltransferase yields the protein MLFSSSVFLFAYLPIVLAVYYIPLRGLRRAQNLFLLAASLLFYAWGEPWFVLVMAASIAANYGFGLWVHARLCRCRSVRLPVAAAAVCNLGLLFVFKYLTFTLTNLGRLGLSVPVPVIGLPIGISFFTFQAMSYVFDVARGETRVQRSLADLGLYISFFPQLIAGPIVKYSTIAEEILHRRENWADFSAGCCRFVVGLGKKVLLANQLASIADAAWGTVGVGLSMPFAWLGSLCYTLQIYFDFSGYSDMAIGLGRMFGFHFLENFNYPYLSTSITEFWRRWHISLSSWFRDYVYIPLGGSRVDQSWKLLRNLFVVWLLTGVWHGANWTFVCWGLYYFVLLCLEKFWHAGEWLPRPLKGVFTFLLVNFGWVLFRADDLSAAGRFWAAMFHFGAQPDPLDRAGYYLRQYAVVLLFAALFAFPVARWLSVRVGGYLRRYAAHVLPMWGAVYSLTLLTVLLAAAAYLVKGTYNPFIYFNF
- a CDS encoding alginate O-acetyltransferase AlgX-related protein, translating into MANRESWGAVLFLAALLAGAVFLFSGLYAPGPERAGVLLPQRSAAYVTRLSRDLGRSAPGISGQAEAVKPTPLLDAVQEKIAAAEPAANSLLDRNHLFIQLYGAAQRLTQRQVVDDADPRYSVVRLTDGTLTFVNAEEADTASHGKALARLRDQLGKRDIPLLYLQAPGKVAPEDDRLPAGVTDHSNDYADALLAELEVHGVDYVDFRDLFAAMEDRDWSSWFFATDHHWTPEAAFTACGALFELLASDYGYSTPAEYSDPSQFTVEAWEDWFLGSLGKRVGTLYGGVDGIELWKPVFETDFTYSVPIYEIERTGPFEESLLFPERLEEKDYFGGNPYTLYAGGDYPLARIYNHTDEDGPRILLLRDSYACAMTPFLALGCSELITVDLRYFHENLLTYVDWLKPDLVLVLYTTGSVAQDALFEFLPTPEADPAESGPPAVQRPLPAGAGAAAEHQKSD